Proteins from one Fibrobacter sp. UWR3 genomic window:
- a CDS encoding DUF3467 domain-containing protein — MPENKKAQNEQPEVVWNDSNMKSLYVNATNVVGGREEIMMLLGLNQAWSMGQGKVNVDIAERVVMTPYTAKRLAIMLAATLKAYEAKFGPVDIGVAKATAKKA, encoded by the coding sequence ATGCCCGAAAACAAGAAAGCCCAGAATGAACAGCCCGAAGTCGTGTGGAACGATTCCAACATGAAGAGCCTTTACGTGAACGCCACCAACGTGGTGGGCGGCCGCGAAGAAATCATGATGCTCCTTGGCCTGAACCAGGCATGGAGCATGGGGCAGGGCAAGGTGAACGTGGATATCGCCGAACGCGTGGTGATGACCCCGTACACCGCAAAGAGGCTCGCCATCATGCTCGCCGCGACGCTCAAGGCCTACGAGGCCAAGTTCGGCCCGGTAGACATCGGCGTAGCCAAGGCAACGGCCAAGAAGGCCTAA
- a CDS encoding FISUMP domain-containing protein, giving the protein MRVADKFLEIILLYEIFIIFSSVLQNRRTKVKMVKKIGSMSVFALAMLAFSACDDTSSASSDETDASSSSVESSDSDDSSSSVSEKSSSSDVKYSSSVKDNPISVDSKSSSSVKSSSSISVGSSSSSKKIDSSSSVVSSSSKIQSSSSKRSSSSSIASSSSSVKSSSSSVKSSSSVVSSSSKDVASSSSEYVPFDHTVTLGEMRDEYKKFTDERNGRSYYYITIRGKNSKGEADSVTVMAENLNIGKMITYVKDQADDTLIERYCYDRDTTNCDRYGGLYQWAEMMQLPSRCNTESCADLIQENHQGICPDGWRLLTQEDFYIVLHADGNTHGIAGVRSSYGFNGFNSTGYSLVGAGYVWDRRLSSINEGTYWFYPEENAENPDAKAAAAAAGAQLSDLIVTKASKLNGFSVRCVKMD; this is encoded by the coding sequence GTGCGCGTTGCGGACAAATTCCTGGAAATAATTCTTTTGTACGAAATTTTTATTATATTTTCTTCGGTGCTTCAAAACAGGAGAACGAAAGTGAAAATGGTGAAAAAGATTGGTTCGATGAGTGTTTTTGCTCTCGCAATGCTTGCTTTTTCGGCGTGCGATGATACCTCTTCGGCAAGTTCGGATGAAACGGATGCTTCTAGTTCGTCTGTAGAATCGTCGGATTCCGACGATTCTTCGTCTTCGGTCAGTGAAAAATCATCTAGCAGTGATGTGAAATATAGCAGTTCTGTAAAAGATAATCCTATTTCGGTTGATTCTAAAAGTTCTAGTTCTGTTAAATCATCCTCATCGATTTCGGTCGGGAGTTCGTCAAGTAGTAAGAAAATAGATTCTAGTTCGTCTGTAGTCTCGTCATCAAGCAAAATACAGAGTAGTAGTTCTAAAAGGTCGTCTTCTTCGAGTATAGCCTCTAGTAGTAGTTCCGTAAAATCGTCGTCATCGAGTGTAAAATCTAGTAGTTCTGTTGTTTCGTCTTCCAGTAAGGATGTTGCGTCTAGCAGTAGTGAATATGTGCCGTTTGATCATACTGTGACTTTGGGGGAAATGAGGGATGAGTATAAAAAGTTTACGGATGAACGCAATGGCCGCAGTTACTACTACATTACGATAAGGGGCAAGAACTCTAAGGGAGAGGCAGACTCCGTGACCGTAATGGCCGAGAACCTCAATATCGGCAAAATGATTACATATGTAAAGGATCAGGCTGACGATACGTTAATCGAGCGTTACTGCTACGATAGGGATACCACAAATTGTGACCGCTACGGGGGGCTCTACCAGTGGGCCGAGATGATGCAGTTGCCGAGCCGTTGCAATACTGAAAGTTGTGCTGACCTTATTCAGGAAAATCATCAAGGAATCTGTCCGGATGGCTGGCGGCTCTTGACCCAGGAAGATTTTTACATTGTGCTTCATGCCGACGGCAATACGCATGGAATTGCGGGGGTTCGATCCTCGTATGGATTTAACGGGTTCAATTCCACCGGCTATTCCCTCGTCGGCGCCGGGTACGTATGGGATCGCAGACTTTCTAGTATTAATGAGGGGACATATTGGTTTTATCCTGAGGAAAATGCAGAAAATCCAGATGCAAAAGCAGCAGCAGCAGCAGCAGGTGCTCAATTAAGCGATCTTATTGTAACTAAAGCTTCTAAGTTGAACGGCTTCTCTGTTCGCTGTGTAAAAATGGATTAA